A window of Plantibacter sp. PA-3-X8 genomic DNA:
GACGTCGGCACCCGGGTCGGCGGTGCCGGTGACGTCGAATCCGCTGACCTGCTCGCCGTCCAGGGTGTAGTCGACGCGGTAGACGGTGTCGCCGTCGGTCGGGCTCTCGATCGTCCCAGTGCCGGCGGCCGACGCGGGAGCGGATGCGGCGAGCGGCAGGACGACGGATCCGGCGCCGATCGACACCGCCACCACGGCGAGCGCCGCGGTACGAGCGGCACGCTGCAGCAGCGAACCGAGTCGACGCGCTCCGGGGATCACCTGGCCACCACTCCCTCCGGCGACGCCGGACGGCGACGCACGCCACCAGTATCCCAAAGACCGGGGCGCCGAGCCTGGGAACGACGGAGGCCGGGACCGCCCCCGCCGATCCCCGCCCGCATCGGGGCGATCGGACGGAGTCGTCCGATCAGGCCCCGAGACCGCCGAGCAGCTCGGAGAACGGGCGATCGAGCGCGAACGGGTCGTCCAGGCGCCCGGAACGGTCCGAGGCCGCCACGAGTGCGCTCAACTCGCCGGCCGCGCGGTCGATCCGCGCCGGCAGGGCGCCGACCTGCGCGTCGCCCGACCCCCAGTCCTCGGAGGCCGCGAACACGGCGGTCGGCACGGTCACCGCCCGCAGGTAGGCGAACAAGGGACGCACGGCGTATTCGAGGGCGAGCGAATGCCTGGCCGACCCACCCGTCGCACCGAGGGCGACGGGCACCCCGGTCAAGGCGGTCGGCTCCACCACGTCGAAGAACGACTTGAACAAACCGGAGTAGCTGGAGGAGAAGATCGGCGTCACCGCGATCACGCCGTCGGCGGCGGTCATGGCTTCGATCGCCTCGGACAACCGTGGACTGGGGAACCCGGTCAGCAGGTTGTTCGTGATGTCCTGCGCGAGGTCGCGCAGCTCGATCGACGTCGTCTCGACCGTGTACCCGTCCTGCTCGAGGCGCGCCACGGTGGCGTCGCGGAGGCGGTCGGCGAGGAGGCGTGTGGACGACGGTTGACTGAGGCCGGCCGACACGACGGCGAGCGTGCGCTTCGCGTTCATCGGGTCGCCCCGACCGCCGCCGCGCCGAACGCCG
This region includes:
- a CDS encoding FMN reductase, producing the protein MNAKRTLAVVSAGLSQPSSTRLLADRLRDATVARLEQDGYTVETTSIELRDLAQDITNNLLTGFPSPRLSEAIEAMTAADGVIAVTPIFSSSYSGLFKSFFDVVEPTALTGVPVALGATGGSARHSLALEYAVRPLFAYLRAVTVPTAVFAASEDWGSGDAQVGALPARIDRAAGELSALVAASDRSGRLDDPFALDRPFSELLGGLGA